A genomic window from Candidatus Denitrolinea symbiosum includes:
- a CDS encoding copper-translocating P-type ATPase: MEIDSQNAFAKREHMGQTFYFCSQSCVENFDADPHRYASVVPSATTGIAADTSGPLRIALPVGGLQKYGGPALEGALRALSGVSKVTANAKESRVFVEYDPSWVSVADLLDAVRGAGFNVSGQTLRLKVSGLYCAECVARIEDAVKAVPGVLDATMNAATNEVKVEYSPIIGDLGQLTKAVENAGPYKATRAAEASEPEMDKEAEATEREYRSLMRKWWFGAAVGAPTMILSFPWLFPVLRDWFPRESPQLIYLWYAMGVASLAVLIYSGNQFFTGAWDALKHRSANMHTLIALGTGVAWLYSTVALLFPQIFPEGGFTEVYYDVTVVVTALVVLGLAMELKAKGRTSEAIKKLIGLQAKTARVVRDGQEVDIPVEEVLVNDIVVVRPGEKIPVDGDVIEGQSAVDESMITGESLPVSKKVGDEVIGATINKTGSFKFRATKVGKDTALSNIIRLVQDAQGSKVPIQRIVDQVSAYFTPSVMILATIGFVIWYDFGPSPALTYALIVAVTTLIIACPCALGMATPMSLTTGIGLGAQNGILIRSGDALQAAEKLNAIILDKTGTITVGKPSLTDVVLALGQNEADVLRLAASVERSSEHPLALAIVEGAQARGIKLSNVETFDAIPGHGVSATVEGRRVLIGNLKLMNREGIALGDLEEKSKALADDGKTPMYVALDNKAAGIIAVADTVKEDSKTAIAALKKMGQEVVMITGDNERTANAIARQVGVDRVMAEVLPQDKAFNVQKLQLEGKKVAMVGDGINDAPALAQADIGMAIGTGTDVAIEASDITLIKGSLMGVVTAIQLSRATMRNVYQNLVGAFIYNTAGLPIALGALYPFFGILLSPLLAALAMSFSSVTVIGNANRLKKWKPAS, translated from the coding sequence ATGGAAATCGACTCCCAGAATGCGTTTGCCAAACGCGAACACATGGGACAGACATTCTACTTTTGCTCCCAATCCTGCGTCGAAAACTTCGACGCGGATCCGCATCGCTACGCCTCGGTGGTTCCGTCAGCGACAACGGGCATCGCGGCGGATACAAGCGGACCGCTTCGCATCGCCCTCCCCGTAGGCGGACTCCAAAAATATGGCGGACCCGCGCTGGAAGGCGCGCTTCGCGCATTATCCGGTGTGAGCAAGGTGACTGCCAACGCGAAGGAGAGCCGCGTTTTTGTGGAATACGATCCGTCGTGGGTCAGTGTGGCAGATCTATTGGATGCGGTGCGCGGCGCGGGCTTCAATGTGAGCGGTCAGACCCTGCGCCTGAAGGTCAGCGGTTTGTACTGCGCCGAGTGTGTGGCGAGGATCGAAGATGCGGTCAAGGCTGTGCCCGGCGTGCTGGATGCGACCATGAACGCCGCGACCAACGAAGTGAAGGTCGAGTATTCGCCCATTATCGGCGACTTGGGTCAACTCACGAAAGCGGTTGAAAACGCGGGTCCCTACAAAGCCACGCGCGCCGCGGAAGCCTCCGAACCCGAAATGGACAAGGAGGCGGAAGCCACCGAACGGGAATACCGCTCGCTCATGCGCAAGTGGTGGTTTGGAGCGGCAGTCGGGGCTCCCACCATGATCCTGTCTTTTCCGTGGCTGTTTCCGGTGTTGCGCGACTGGTTTCCGCGTGAAAGCCCGCAGCTTATTTACTTGTGGTATGCGATGGGCGTTGCCAGTCTGGCGGTGCTGATCTATTCCGGCAATCAGTTCTTCACGGGCGCCTGGGATGCCCTCAAACACCGCTCGGCAAACATGCACACCCTCATTGCGCTGGGCACCGGCGTCGCCTGGCTGTACTCCACAGTTGCGTTGCTGTTCCCGCAGATCTTCCCCGAAGGAGGCTTCACCGAGGTGTACTACGATGTGACCGTGGTGGTCACAGCCCTGGTCGTGCTCGGTCTGGCGATGGAACTCAAAGCCAAAGGACGCACGTCGGAAGCCATCAAGAAACTCATCGGTTTGCAAGCCAAAACTGCGCGCGTCGTGCGCGATGGACAGGAGGTGGATATTCCGGTTGAAGAAGTATTGGTCAACGATATTGTGGTCGTGCGCCCCGGCGAGAAGATTCCGGTGGATGGTGATGTGATCGAAGGACAATCGGCTGTTGACGAATCCATGATCACGGGTGAATCGCTTCCTGTCTCGAAGAAAGTGGGCGATGAGGTCATCGGCGCGACAATCAACAAGACCGGCTCGTTCAAGTTCCGCGCCACGAAAGTGGGCAAGGATACGGCGCTCTCGAACATCATCCGTCTTGTGCAGGACGCGCAGGGCAGCAAGGTTCCGATCCAGCGCATCGTGGATCAGGTGTCGGCGTACTTCACACCCTCAGTCATGATCCTGGCGACCATCGGCTTCGTGATCTGGTATGACTTTGGTCCCAGCCCGGCACTGACCTATGCTCTTATCGTGGCGGTGACAACGCTCATCATCGCCTGCCCGTGCGCGCTTGGCATGGCAACGCCCATGAGCCTGACGACCGGCATCGGTCTGGGGGCGCAGAACGGCATCCTCATCCGCTCCGGCGACGCGCTGCAAGCTGCCGAAAAATTGAACGCCATCATCCTCGACAAGACCGGGACCATCACCGTCGGCAAGCCGTCGCTCACAGACGTAGTGCTGGCTTTAGGTCAGAATGAGGCGGATGTTCTGCGTCTGGCAGCCTCCGTGGAGAGATCGTCCGAGCATCCGCTGGCGCTGGCGATTGTCGAGGGCGCACAGGCGCGCGGCATCAAGTTAAGCAATGTCGAAACGTTCGATGCCATTCCTGGTCACGGCGTCTCCGCCACCGTCGAGGGGCGGCGCGTGCTGATCGGCAATCTCAAACTGATGAACCGCGAAGGGATCGCACTTGGCGATCTGGAAGAGAAATCGAAAGCACTGGCTGACGATGGCAAAACACCAATGTATGTGGCGCTCGACAACAAAGCCGCGGGCATCATTGCCGTGGCTGACACGGTCAAGGAAGATTCAAAGACCGCCATTGCCGCGCTGAAGAAGATGGGGCAGGAAGTGGTGATGATCACCGGCGATAACGAGCGCACTGCCAATGCCATTGCGCGTCAGGTGGGTGTGGATCGCGTGATGGCGGAGGTCCTACCGCAGGATAAAGCCTTCAACGTTCAGAAACTGCAGCTCGAAGGCAAGAAGGTGGCGATGGTTGGCGATGGTATCAACGACGCGCCCGCGCTTGCCCAGGCTGACATCGGCATGGCGATTGGCACCGGTACGGACGTAGCCATCGAAGCCTCGGATATAACGCTGATCAAAGGCAGTTTGATGGGCGTCGTGACAGCCATTCAATTGAGCCGCGCCACGATGCGGAACGTGTATCAGAACCTGGTGGGTGCGTTCATCTACAACACGGCAGGTCTGCCCATTGCGCTGGGCGCGCTATACCCGTTCTTTGGAATTTTGCTCTCGCCGCTTCTCGCGGCGCTGGCGATGTCGTTCAGCAGTGTGACGGTCATCGGCAACGCCAACCGGCTCAAGAAATGGAAACCGGCAAG
- a CDS encoding cytochrome C biogenesis protein CcmH encodes MATETTSLFPNQSERLKIFLHALLFVFGFSLVFVIGWGGSVTALGQLFGTYKRVIAQIGGVVVIAFGLATLEVIHIPWFYADTRTQYSGQRGTFGGSALMGIFFAAGWSPCIGATLGAILTMGLSQQTVGQAMWLASGYSLGLGIPFLAMAVGLERASGWVKRMRPYQKYFKIASGVFIITIGILLLTNTMSLIAIWAFKNGLYIEKFTLFAAAPTYFTAILAGLLSFLSPCVLPLVPAYLGYLSGHTIQKA; translated from the coding sequence ATGGCAACTGAAACAACATCATTGTTCCCAAATCAAAGTGAAAGACTGAAAATCTTTTTGCACGCCTTGTTATTTGTGTTTGGATTCTCGCTGGTTTTCGTCATCGGCTGGGGCGGATCGGTGACCGCACTCGGTCAATTGTTCGGAACGTATAAACGCGTCATCGCACAAATCGGGGGCGTGGTCGTGATCGCATTTGGATTGGCGACGCTGGAAGTGATCCATATCCCCTGGTTCTATGCAGACACGCGCACCCAATACTCGGGTCAGCGCGGGACTTTTGGCGGCTCGGCGCTGATGGGCATTTTCTTCGCCGCAGGCTGGAGTCCGTGCATCGGCGCCACGCTGGGCGCGATCCTGACGATGGGTCTCAGCCAGCAAACGGTTGGGCAGGCAATGTGGCTGGCATCCGGGTATTCCCTTGGGCTGGGCATTCCTTTCCTTGCGATGGCGGTGGGGCTCGAGCGCGCCTCGGGCTGGGTCAAACGCATGCGGCCATATCAAAAGTACTTCAAAATTGCCAGCGGGGTGTTTATCATCACGATTGGCATTCTACTTCTCACAAACACAATGAGCCTGATCGCCATCTGGGCGTTCAAAAACGGACTCTATATCGAGAAGTTCACCCTCTTCGCCGCCGCACCGACTTATTTCACTGCCATCCTCGCGGGCTTGTTATCCTTCTTATCACCCTGCGTACTCCCGCTCGTACCCGCATACCTCGGTTACCTGAGTGGACACACGATACAAAAGGCATAA